One stretch of Pigmentiphaga aceris DNA includes these proteins:
- a CDS encoding ABC transporter substrate binding protein, translated as MIKRCAWVLALCLLSTSAWAQATKRVMIITNRGCEEVCLGFQRYVESQGPAQFIVRDANGDVRKVAEFVAEARKTRPDLVATWGTGITLAAIGPIDAVDPARHLTDIPVVYMYVGNPVASKISRDTEVSGRPNVAGANTAVPLDAQLNVLSAYRDIKTIGMIYNTDEPAAVSQAAEARLAMQKRGFKVIEEKLPDALASGTNAPAIIAPALQRLADAKPDFIYYVGSTFTLRYIDPISEGAVAFGIPMFTAQEPSYRAGDILIGLISPLPGVGQIAGYQAAQILFHDKTPGNLVSPTLTRHSVLINMKAARALKLYPPMKLLQFAEVSE; from the coding sequence ATGATCAAACGATGCGCGTGGGTATTGGCGCTGTGCCTGCTGTCGACAAGTGCGTGGGCACAGGCCACCAAACGGGTGATGATCATCACCAATCGCGGCTGTGAAGAGGTGTGTCTGGGTTTCCAGCGTTATGTGGAAAGTCAGGGGCCGGCGCAGTTCATCGTGCGCGACGCCAATGGCGATGTGCGCAAGGTCGCCGAGTTCGTGGCCGAGGCGCGCAAGACGCGCCCCGATCTGGTGGCGACCTGGGGCACCGGCATTACGCTGGCAGCCATCGGGCCGATCGACGCCGTTGATCCCGCCCGCCACCTGACCGACATTCCGGTGGTGTACATGTACGTGGGTAATCCGGTGGCGTCGAAGATTTCGCGCGATACCGAGGTGTCGGGCCGTCCGAACGTGGCGGGTGCGAACACGGCCGTGCCGCTGGATGCGCAGTTGAACGTGCTGAGCGCCTACCGCGACATCAAGACCATCGGCATGATCTACAACACCGATGAGCCTGCCGCCGTGTCGCAAGCCGCCGAGGCGCGTCTGGCCATGCAGAAGCGCGGGTTCAAGGTGATCGAGGAAAAATTGCCCGACGCGCTGGCAAGCGGCACGAATGCGCCTGCCATCATCGCGCCGGCATTGCAGCGCCTGGCCGATGCCAAGCCCGACTTCATCTACTACGTGGGCTCGACCTTCACCTTGCGCTATATCGATCCGATCAGCGAAGGGGCGGTGGCGTTCGGCATCCCGATGTTCACCGCGCAGGAACCGTCGTATCGGGCGGGCGATATCCTGATCGGCTTGATCAGCCCCTTGCCCGGGGTCGGTCAGATTGCCGGCTACCAGGCCGCGCAGATCCTTTTCCACGATAAGACGCCGGGCAATCTGGTGTCACCGACGCTGACGCGCCATTCGGTGCTGATCAACATGAAGGCGGCGCGTGCGCTGAAGCTTTATCCGCCGATGAAGCTGCTGCAGTTTGCAGAGGTCAGCGAGTAA
- a CDS encoding MFS transporter, whose amino-acid sequence MKPVRRLYVASALLLVFGAVLLLFLNHGKFASTFEARERARHGLLVSDLGQTLEAQLALGLELEDTPSLRSLLATGLSQSPGLLSVSVLRNDGQVVVRVGPAAFERWALARAAVQGRLGTITVDDRATTVWRLHNAFGGDAGWLALDYSLSDAAQQTSTTFSELWPVGLVSAALAVLLLLVLYPRIVRQHADDPGRAGRRVGILVALLLLGLQCAIAWSAYHAFARVSAFDAPRLATALANTIKPELERALTLGIPLAELRGAEDWLRPALDNGPEFAQLSIDTPDGRTLYQVEAAGRVADLSQAFPLRVQGETVATLNVGIDPRALVERTRQVALEFATLLIIGMLISLEVLHGLNPTGGNADAERGVRLRLPLFLFFLASELPRAFLPVWAAQLASRPLPRAWDGTWLASMFAPFAALPDAVRATLPISLFLLAVALVSPLAGRYASRHGPRRLFWLGLIPASMGQILALMSDSLLSLCVARLLAGASFGFISIAAFDYIGRSGGGRARGMALYLAAYVAAGICGAGLGSLLADRAGIPWVFVAGLGFCGLSAVALTRLPHIAPLVQAAKAPLMAALGLLLRQPRFLRLLLLVALPMQIVQQGLLFYWTPLALTAMGERASFVGVAMMAYFLLVIALNVPSARWADKHNKHALLVTVALTLFGVAGLIGGMATSPVTIVACVALIGVAWAAGFAAQGALVLRLGEHDLAGVAPAVAIGVYRMVERVGAMLAPLLAALLIGLWGYGGTAATIGWILLVCALAQMLSTRRETA is encoded by the coding sequence GTGAAACCGGTTCGACGTTTATATGTGGCAAGTGCGCTGCTGCTGGTGTTTGGCGCGGTCTTGCTGCTGTTCCTGAACCACGGCAAATTCGCATCTACGTTTGAAGCGCGCGAGCGCGCGCGTCATGGCCTGCTGGTGTCCGATCTGGGCCAGACGCTTGAAGCCCAATTGGCGCTGGGCCTGGAACTGGAAGACACGCCCAGCCTGCGCAGCCTGCTTGCAACCGGGCTGTCGCAGTCGCCCGGCCTGTTGTCGGTCAGTGTGTTGCGCAACGATGGACAAGTAGTCGTGCGGGTAGGCCCGGCGGCGTTCGAGCGCTGGGCGCTTGCGCGTGCGGCGGTGCAAGGCCGGCTGGGCACCATCACGGTCGACGATCGTGCGACCACGGTATGGCGTCTGCACAATGCCTTCGGGGGCGATGCCGGATGGCTGGCGCTCGACTACAGTCTGAGCGACGCCGCCCAGCAGACCAGTACGACATTTTCCGAACTGTGGCCGGTTGGTCTGGTGTCTGCGGCGCTGGCGGTGTTGCTGCTGCTGGTGCTGTATCCGCGCATCGTGCGCCAGCATGCCGATGATCCGGGCCGTGCCGGCCGCCGTGTGGGCATTCTGGTGGCCTTGCTGCTGCTGGGCCTGCAATGCGCGATTGCGTGGAGCGCCTATCACGCGTTTGCCCGTGTAAGCGCCTTCGATGCGCCCCGCTTGGCGACCGCGCTGGCCAACACCATCAAGCCGGAACTCGAACGTGCATTGACCCTGGGCATTCCGCTCGCGGAACTGCGCGGCGCGGAAGACTGGTTGCGGCCGGCGCTGGACAACGGCCCGGAATTCGCCCAGTTGTCCATTGACACGCCCGACGGTCGCACGCTGTATCAGGTCGAAGCTGCCGGCCGAGTGGCCGATCTGTCGCAGGCCTTCCCGCTGCGCGTGCAGGGTGAAACCGTGGCCACGCTGAACGTCGGCATCGACCCGCGTGCACTGGTGGAACGAACCCGTCAGGTGGCACTGGAATTCGCCACCTTGCTGATCATCGGCATGTTGATCAGCCTGGAAGTGCTGCATGGCTTGAACCCCACAGGCGGCAACGCCGATGCCGAGCGCGGCGTACGTCTGCGCCTGCCCTTGTTCCTGTTCTTCCTGGCCTCAGAACTGCCGCGTGCGTTCCTGCCGGTGTGGGCGGCGCAACTGGCATCACGTCCCTTGCCTCGCGCCTGGGACGGCACCTGGCTGGCGTCGATGTTCGCCCCGTTTGCGGCGCTGCCCGATGCGGTGCGCGCTACCTTGCCGATCTCGCTGTTCCTGCTGGCAGTGGCGTTGGTGTCGCCGCTGGCGGGTCGTTATGCCTCGCGTCACGGCCCGCGACGCCTGTTCTGGCTGGGTTTGATCCCCGCCTCGATGGGGCAGATTCTGGCGCTGATGTCGGACTCCTTGCTGAGTCTTTGCGTGGCCCGTCTGCTGGCAGGTGCGAGTTTCGGTTTCATCAGCATTGCCGCCTTCGACTACATCGGCCGCAGTGGTGGCGGCCGTGCGCGCGGCATGGCGCTTTACCTGGCCGCGTATGTGGCCGCCGGCATCTGCGGTGCGGGCCTGGGTTCCTTGCTGGCAGACCGCGCAGGCATCCCGTGGGTATTTGTCGCCGGGCTGGGTTTCTGCGGCCTGTCGGCGGTGGCGCTGACCCGTCTGCCGCACATTGCTCCGCTGGTGCAAGCCGCCAAGGCACCGCTGATGGCGGCCTTGGGCCTGCTGTTGCGCCAGCCGCGTTTCCTGCGCCTGCTGTTGCTGGTGGCACTGCCCATGCAGATCGTGCAGCAGGGCTTGCTGTTCTACTGGACGCCGCTTGCACTCACCGCGATGGGTGAACGCGCCTCGTTCGTCGGGGTGGCGATGATGGCCTACTTCCTGTTGGTGATCGCCCTTAACGTGCCGTCGGCGCGCTGGGCAGACAAACACAACAAACATGCGTTGCTGGTGACGGTTGCGCTGACCTTGTTCGGCGTGGCCGGGCTGATTGGCGGCATGGCCACCTCGCCGGTGACAATCGTGGCCTGTGTGGCCTTGATCGGCGTGGCCTGGGCCGCAGGCTTTGCAGCGCAAGGCGCGCTGGTACTGCGGCTGGGCGAGCACGACCTGGCTGGTGTGGCACCCGCAGTGGCGATCGGTGTGTATCGCATGGTCGAACGCGTGGGCGCGATGCTGGCCCCGCTGCTGGCGGCCTTGCTGATCGGTTTGTGGGGATATGGCGGCACCGCTGCCACCATTGGATGGATACTGCTGGTGTGTGCGCTGGCCCAGATGCTCAGCACACGCAGGGAGACTGCTTGA